The genomic window GCCAATTCGCACGTACACTGTTCGAATTCCAAGTTCTGAGGCTAAAGATGCGGCGTTCTCCCATTTTTGTGTAACTTCACCGAGGAATGGTGTGTTCGCTGGTTTATCCTCTTCTGTAAATTGCTGTGTATCAGAATAGCCATAGTAGCCCATAGCTGAACCATTTACGAAAACGGTTGGCTTTTTTTTCAGTTGTTTTATAATGGAAATCAATTCGGTCGTTGCTTCTAGTCGACTTGAGAGGATGCGTTCTTTTTTTAATGCTGTCCACCTCCCCATAATGGATTCTCCAGCCAAATTAATAAATGCGTCTGTGCCTTCTAAATGCTCAGCAGGAGTGGCATCTGGTTGAAGCCATTCTACATAGGAGATGTGTTCTTTGCTTTGCTTATTTGCTGCATTTCGCGTTAAAATGGTGACGGTATGTCCTTGCTCGACTAAATAGTTTGTTAATTTTTGACCTACTAATCCCGTACCTCCAGTAATAGCAATATTCATGTCCTGAGCTCCTTTATCATCGTTTGTTCTTGTTATACCCTTTACCGTAACGAATAACACGTTAAGGAATGACTAGTAAAGAAAGGAGCGAGGTTGTTGCCAATCATATCAAAGATCACGATGCAAAAAAAGGCTAAACAGCGTTACAATATTTTTGTACTTGACCGTCAAATTGAGCGTTATTCGTTTAGTGTGGATGAAGATATTCTAATTAAATACAACTTACGTAAAGGGATGGAGCTTGATGAAGACGCCATGAAAGAAATTGCCGAAGCGGATGAGGCAAAGAAGACGTTTCATTTGGCTATTCATTATTTATCATTTCGAATGCGTTCCGAGAAAGAAATTAAAGAGTATTTAGTAAAGAAAGAGCGCGAAGAAAGTCATATCGCACAAGCCATTCAACGGTTAAATGCGGAAGGATTAATCGATGATTTAGCGTTTGCGCACGCTTTCGTGCGCTCAAAAGTAAATCAAAGTTTTATTGGACCAACTAAATTAAAGCAGCAGCTTTTGGAAAAGGGTGTTGCTGAAAAGCATATAGAATGTGCTTTGAGTGAGTATGATGTTAACTGGGAAGTCAACCGTTTGGAAAAATGGAAGGACAAGCAAGATCGAAAATCAGGCATCGTTAAAGATTCTAAACAGCAGCAACTTAAGAAATGGCAAACGCAACTTATGGCAAAAGGCTTTCGTTATGAGGCGATAAGCCGTCTAATGCGTACGTTTACAGATGAGATGAACAACAACGAAGAAAAGCAGGCATTAGCGTATCAAGGGGACAAATTGTTTCGGACTTATAAAAAAAGATATACTGAACCTTTCGAGTTAAAACAGAAAATGATTCAAGCGTTATATCGAAAAGGTTTTTCGTTTGACGATTGTAAAGCGTACGTAGATGAACAAATGAGAGGAATGTCTGAGTAAATGGAAAAGCGATTTAGTGACATGGATGAATATGAGCTGAAGCTAGAGATTGCAATGTTAAACGAGAAAGCTAAAAAAGCTGAGCAGTTAGGCAATAGTAATGAATTTGCCGTTTATGAAAGAAGAAAGACGATTGCGCAGTCGTATTTAGTAGACCCCGATTCCATTGAACCTGGACAAGCGTATCGAATGACTGATGGGGTTACAATATTCGAGGTGTCCTATATGAATGGCCGTTTTGCTTGGGGGTACCGAACAGGTGAAAGAGAGCTTGCGGGCGTCCCAATCTCGTTATTAGCTGATAAAATAACGGATAAATAAAAAAGAGGCTTTCTTTTCGAAAGCCTCTTTTTTAGCGCTAGGTACGTTTTCGCATCTGCGCTTCAAGCACGATATTGTGTTGACTTTGCTGGGTTTCACCATTCACTTGGTGGAAGGCGTGCTTTGAATTGGCACGCGGTGACATGAACGGATCTTGGTACAAACTGTTAAAACGCGATTTACTATTTTCCTTACCCATGAATCATTCCTCCCAGTATTAAAACGTTTTAAAGTGGTTGGACGAACTCATTCGTTCTTTTGGACGATCATTAATAGATCCATCCGGACGCTTGGATGCGGCTGCATCGGCGTTATCGGCTTTATTACCATTAAACGAAATCGGATTCGGAAAGTTTTTCGCTTTATTTCGCACTCGTGAAACCCCCTCCGCCTTATCGGCTTACCGTTAATATGACCGGATGAGGAACTAATTATTGGAGGGAATTATAACCAGGCTACGTAATAATTTTTAACTTCTTTCTTAATGTTTCTTCACTATAAACCCATCCTGTATAGGAAGTAATAACGTTTAGCTGTTCATCCATCTTCACAATCGCAACAAATGGATAGTATCCGTTGCTGCGATAGCGTAGGTCTACAAAACGGACTTCATAGCCATTGTCATCAGTTGCTTCCATCTCCCAACGATATGTTGGTGAAAAAGAAAGGAATGCGGCTAGATTCTTATCCGAACGTGCCGCCTGCATAACTGAATCGTTTGGAATCGGATCAAACGTATAGCTTTCAAAGAAATGAATAACACGATCTTTTGATTGTGCAACGTACAACATGTCAGGTGTACGTATGACTAAATGCCATTTGTTCCAACGAATCGTTGGAGATACAAAAATGTGGGAAGCATTTGGGTGTATTTGTCGTGCTTGGCGAACCACCTTTTGTTTTTGTTTATAGCGCCAAACATAGTAACAAATAAGAAACAAATAAATCCCAATAAACGCTGGACCTGGAGGTAGACCAAGAATCCAAAGCATAATCCCAAAAACATGAGAGCCGAAAATAACAGGGTCAAAAATATTAATGACACCGAGTGCAATCCACCTGTTGCTAATCGGGCGCAATGCTTGTGTCCCATATGCGTTAAAAATATCGACAAACACATGTAAGAAAACAGAAATAGCTGCCCATAAAAGTAATGTTGGCCAATAGGCGTCTTGAAAAAAGAGCATCAGTCCACCTGAGACGATAAACGGCCAAAGAAATAATGCCGGTAACGAATGGGTAATGCCTCGGTGGTGCCGAATATAAACGGCATTATTTCGTAATTTAAGGATTGTATCGAAATCTGGAGCATTTGAGGCTACTAAAGTTGTAGCTAATACGGCTGTCGCCATATAAGGAGATGCTGAGACATTTGGATCTAACGTCGCAAGTCCAGCCAGCCCCACACCCATAACAATATGTGTGGATGTATCCATTCTCTATAACATCCTCCTTTAATTTGTGAAACATTCGTACGTTATCAAGCGCTACAATTGTTACGCATTTTTTTAACTTATGCTATAGTTATACCCGTCGTGAAGTAAACTAAGCATTCTTTCATGATGAATGTATTGATGCGACAAGTCAAGATGGTAGGTGATTGTTTGAAAAACCTTGATCAACATAAAATAGAGTCGTTTCAAACCAATTTAGTCCATTGGTATGAACAACATAAACGAGACCTCCCGTGGAGAAAAAATCAAGAACCTTATCAAATTTGGGTTTCTGAAGTCATGCTTCAACAAACAAGGGTTGATACAGTTATTCCTTATTACGAACGGTTTATGCGCTTATTTCCAGAAATGGAAGATTTAGCGTATGCGGACGAAGACGCCATTTTAAAAGTTTGGGAAGGGTTAGGCTACTATTCCCGTGTTCGAAATTTGCAAAAAGGTGTTCGTGAAGTTGTAGAGCACTACGGAGGGCAAGTACCAAAAAGCAGAAAAGAAATGGAATCATTAAAAGGTGTAGGTCCATATACAGCTGGAGCGATTTTAAGTATTGCGTATGGGTTGCCAGAACCTGCTGTAGACGGGAATGTAATGCGGGTGTTGTCTCGAGTCTTTCATCTAACAGAAGACATTGCTAAGCCGAGCACGAGAAAAGTTCACGAAGCCATTCTGTACGAAGCCATCGACAAAAACAATCCGTCTAGTTTTAATCAAGGGTTAATGGAGCTAGGAGCACTTGTCTGTACACCTACGTCACCCGGCTGTCTACTTTGTCCTGTAAGGGAACAATGTGATGCATTCTCATTAGGTATCCAAGAAGAATTACCGATAAAAAGTAAGAAAAAGAAAGCAAAGACGATTCATTTAGACGCTTTCCTTCTCGTCAACCAAGATAAGAAAGTGTATATCGAAAAACGCCCTTCTGAAGGATTATTAGCCGGCTTATGGCAATTGCCTATGCTACCACAAGCATCTTCAGATGAAGAGAGACAAGGGGTTCTTCATCATACGTATTCAATAACAGAGAACGTTCAAAAGCAACCATTTCATGTTAAACATGTTTTTAGCCATATTATTTGGGAAATTGATCTTTATGTAGGTGATGTCAGTTTACTGGCTGTTCCAGAACACTGGAAAGCAGTATCGAAAGAAGAATTAGAAGGGTTTGCGTTTCCGGTATCGCAACAAAAAGTATTAAGCTATTGTCTAGAGGAGGATTTACTTTGAACCTACAGTTAAAAGGGAAAACCGTGTTTGTAACAGGTGGAACGAAAGGGATAGGCAGAGCGATTGCGCTTGCATTTGCAGATGAAGGATGTAAAGTGGCTGTATGTGCAAGAGGAGAAGGGGAAGCGTTTACGACTGACATTCCCGTAATTTTAGGGGATGTGACCAAATTTGAAGAACGAGAGCGAATTTTTCAAGAGGTGACAGCACGTATTGGTCCGATTGATATTTTAATTAATAACGCAGGCGGAAGTAATGGGGCGGAAATTGAAAAAACAACGATGGATGAATTCCATCAGGCGTTTGAATTGAATTATTTTTCTGCAGTCCATTTTTCAAAGCTCGTTTTGCCGGGAATGAAAGCAAATAAAGAAGGGGCTATTCTTCATGTCAGTTCTATTTTTGGTCGTGAATCAGGTGGGAAAGCAACGTATAATAATGCAAAAGCAGCGTTAATTAGTTTTACGAAAGCGTTAGCTGATGAAGTGATGCATGAAGGCATTCGCGTTAATAGCGTGGCGCCAGGAAGTATTTTACACCCCACTGGTAACTGGCAGAAGCGTCTCGATGAAAATCCTGAGAAAATAAACCAGTTTGTGCAAACAAACATCCCTGCAGGGCGTTTTGGCAAGCCAGAAGAAATTGCGGATGTCGTCGTATTCTTGGCTTCCCCAAAAGCTAACTGGGTAACTGGATCGAGTTTACAAGTTGATGGTGGACAGTCAAAAATGAATATGTAGATGCGTAAACTAGCTAAATGAGCTTCAAAGTGCTAAGAATATTCGGATGAGCTTATTCTTTCCATACAGAAACAGGGCTATAACCGATAAGGTTTACTCCATGACCTTAAACGATAAAGCCCTGTTTCTGTACTTATAAACCTGGTGTCGTGTCGTCTTCGTTTTGAAGGTGTATTTCGGAAATTTTCTGTTTTGTTTCTTCTGTTCCTAATGTATAGAGTCGATCGTATATATCATTCATACCAGTTTGATATTCGTCTTTATCAGCATCAGCTGTTAAATCATCAAAATGCTTAAAGCTAAAGAGATTTCCCAATTCAACATCGTGCTTATGAACTTCACGGATGAGTCGTTCAAACTCTTCCTTTTCCGCTTCCGTAGCGGAAATTTCATATTCAATTAATTGTCCATCATCTACTTTTGTTAAGCTAATGTTGTCCATACTAATTGGATTTAAATTAACGTAGTAAAGCTGTTTACTTTTATCCATCGTTTCTCTCCTTAATCATAATGAACTTCTGTTCCGCTTGTCCAAGTTGCTTGATGATGAAGTCCACCACGCTTTTCAATTTCTTCAATAATGGCTTTATGCTTTGAATTTCCTTGTACATTTAAATAAGCAGTCATTTGTTGCATCCCGTGATGAAAGAAAGCTAATTCTTTATCAGTCCAATCTGCTGGTTTCACCATCTCTAATTCAGATAAATCTCGTCCTACATACATGGCTTATCCCTCCTATTGTTATTAGATTGTCTGTTATAAACCGTGGCTATACGTTATAATGAGGCGAATAGACAGTAAATAATTGGAGGATTTCATATGGAAAGAAAAGTTGCATTAGTTACTGGAAGCAGTCGTGGTATTGGTAAAAAGATTGCCATTAAACTTGCCCAGCAAGGCTATAATATTGTCATTAATTTTGCGAGAAGTCGTTCTCAAGCAGAAGAAACAGCCGAAGAAATTCGTGCTTTAGGTGTAGACGTGTTAACAATAAAAGCGAATGTTGGAAAGCAAGATAAAATAAAAGAAATGTTCGCGGAAATTGATGAGCATTTCGGACGTTTAGATGTTTTTGTTAATAATGCAGCGTCTGGCGTTCTACGTCCTTTAATGGAGCTTGAAGAGAGCCATTGGAACTGGACAATGGACATTAATGCGAAAGCCCTTCTTTTTTGCGCGCAAGAAGCAGCAAAACGGATGGAAGTAACAGGGGGAGGAAAGATTGTTAGTTTAAGCTCACTTGGCTCTATTCGCTATTTAGAAAATTATACAACGGTAGGTGTATCAAAAGCGGCCGTTGAATCATTAACACGCTATTTGGCTGTCGAGCTCGCTCCAAAAGGCATTGTTGTGAATGCTGTTTCTGGTGGTGCTGTGGATACAGATGCATTGACTCATTTTCCAAATAGAGAGGAATTGCTAAAAGATGCTGCTGAGCGAACACCCGCAGGAAGAATGGTTGAAGCAGACGATTTAGCAAAAGCAGTAATGTTCTTACTTTCAGACGATTCCAGTATGATTTGTGGTCAAACGATCATTGTAGACGGCGGCATCTCACTTTTAGCTTAGCCTAAAAATTTTTGTATAGAAATCACCTCCTCGGGAGAAGTTAAATAGCGTGGAGGTGATAACCATGAACAACAAAGCATCTAAAACAAACAAAAACCAAGTGAAGAAGCAAAACCAAGCTTCTGAACAAGGGTACAACGCTGAATTCGCAAGTGAAACAGATGTACAAGAAGTGAAAGAGCAAAACGCTCAGTCTGCTTCTAAGAAAAACCAACAGTAATTGTTGGGAAAGAACACCTTTTTCCATTCGGAAGAAAGGTGTTTTTTTATGTCACATTCCTTCTATATTTGCGTTATAGAGTGTTTACGTTTTAAATAAAGTATGAACATTGTATAATATAAATGTAGAGTAGAGTTGGATAGTAAACAATTTGGTAAAAATAATACCGAAGGGAGAAAAGTATGAGCTTTCCTAAGGAAGGCAGCACCATCCAAATACAAAGTTATAAACATAATGGTACGCTTCATCGAATATGGGAAGACACGACGATTTTAAAAGGGTCTTCTAAAGTAGTAATTGCAGGCAATGACCGAATCATTGTACGAGAATCTGACGGTCGGCATTGGCGTACACGTGAACCAGCGATTTGTTATTTTGATGCGGATCAATGGTTTAATACAATTGGTATGATTCGTGCAGATGGGATTTATTACTACTGCAATATTGGAACACCCTTTACATGGGATGAAGAAGCGCTTAAATATATTGATTATGACTTGGATATTAAAGTATATCCTGATATGACGATGAAGCTGCTTGATGAAGATGAGTATGAACTGCATAGCAAATTAATGCATTATCCTCCCGAACTTGACGCCATCTTGAGACGGAGTGTAGATGAATTAATTTCTTGGATTCATCAACGAAAGGGTCCGTTTGCACCTCAATTTGTTGAAAATTGGTATGAACGGTACTTGCAATATCGGTAAAGGTGAGCTTGTGAAAACAGGCTTACTTTTTTCCTGAGAAAAGAGGATTAACTTGAATACGATTAAACGTTATATGTTTTTTGTAAAACCATACAAAAAGCAAATTGGCATTACCATTTTAATTGGCATCTTAAAATTCGGTATCCCACTTTTGTTTCCTCTAGCCATGATGTACATCATTGATGATATCTTACTAAATGAAACGATGGCAAGGGATGATCAATACAAACAGCTATACTGGATTCTGGGCGGAATGGCCGTACTTTTCATCGTATTACGCCCACCGATAGAATATTACCGTCAATATTTTGCTCAGTGGATTGGAAATCATATTCTATTTGATATTCGCGACCATCTCTTCACGCATATACAAAAGCTAAGCTTACGTTTTTATTCTAATCGTAAAGTGGGAGAAATTATTTCCCGTGTTATTCATGACGTAGAGCAAACAAAGAATTTTGTTATCACAGGATTAATGAACGTGTGGCTCGATTTGGCAACGATTGTCATCGCCATTATCATTATGTTAAATCTAAATGTTTGGTTAACCCTCGTTGCGATTTCAATGTTCCCGTTTTATGGCTTTTCAATTAAATACTTTTATCAGCATTTACGAAAACTAACTCGGGTACGATCGCAAGCATTAGCCGATGTCCAAGGCCATTTGCATGAACGTGTTCAAGGGATGAATGTTATTCGAAGCTTTGCTAATGAGGATTATGAGCAAAACCAATTTTCTCACCGGAACAAAAACTTCTTAACAAAAGCGCTTGACCACACGAAATGGAATGCAAAAACCTTTGCT from Shouchella hunanensis includes these protein-coding regions:
- a CDS encoding SDR family NAD(P)-dependent oxidoreductase: MNLQLKGKTVFVTGGTKGIGRAIALAFADEGCKVAVCARGEGEAFTTDIPVILGDVTKFEERERIFQEVTARIGPIDILINNAGGSNGAEIEKTTMDEFHQAFELNYFSAVHFSKLVLPGMKANKEGAILHVSSIFGRESGGKATYNNAKAALISFTKALADEVMHEGIRVNSVAPGSILHPTGNWQKRLDENPEKINQFVQTNIPAGRFGKPEEIADVVVFLASPKANWVTGSSLQVDGGQSKMNM
- the sspK gene encoding small acid-soluble spore protein K; its protein translation is MRNKAKNFPNPISFNGNKADNADAAASKRPDGSINDRPKERMSSSNHFKTF
- a CDS encoding YfhH family protein produces the protein MEKRFSDMDEYELKLEIAMLNEKAKKAEQLGNSNEFAVYERRKTIAQSYLVDPDSIEPGQAYRMTDGVTIFEVSYMNGRFAWGYRTGERELAGVPISLLADKITDK
- a CDS encoding metal-dependent hydrolase, producing the protein MDTSTHIVMGVGLAGLATLDPNVSASPYMATAVLATTLVASNAPDFDTILKLRNNAVYIRHHRGITHSLPALFLWPFIVSGGLMLFFQDAYWPTLLLWAAISVFLHVFVDIFNAYGTQALRPISNRWIALGVINIFDPVIFGSHVFGIMLWILGLPPGPAFIGIYLFLICYYVWRYKQKQKVVRQARQIHPNASHIFVSPTIRWNKWHLVIRTPDMLYVAQSKDRVIHFFESYTFDPIPNDSVMQAARSDKNLAAFLSFSPTYRWEMEATDDNGYEVRFVDLRYRSNGYYPFVAIVKMDEQLNVITSYTGWVYSEETLRKKLKIIT
- the recX gene encoding recombination regulator RecX, whose protein sequence is MPIISKITMQKKAKQRYNIFVLDRQIERYSFSVDEDILIKYNLRKGMELDEDAMKEIAEADEAKKTFHLAIHYLSFRMRSEKEIKEYLVKKEREESHIAQAIQRLNAEGLIDDLAFAHAFVRSKVNQSFIGPTKLKQQLLEKGVAEKHIECALSEYDVNWEVNRLEKWKDKQDRKSGIVKDSKQQQLKKWQTQLMAKGFRYEAISRLMRTFTDEMNNNEEKQALAYQGDKLFRTYKKRYTEPFELKQKMIQALYRKGFSFDDCKAYVDEQMRGMSE
- a CDS encoding YpzG family protein, translated to MGKENSKSRFNSLYQDPFMSPRANSKHAFHQVNGETQQSQHNIVLEAQMRKRT
- a CDS encoding gamma-type small acid-soluble spore protein, with amino-acid sequence MNNKASKTNKNQVKKQNQASEQGYNAEFASETDVQEVKEQNAQSASKKNQQ
- a CDS encoding TIGR01777 family oxidoreductase — encoded protein: MNIAITGGTGLVGQKLTNYLVEQGHTVTILTRNAANKQSKEHISYVEWLQPDATPAEHLEGTDAFINLAGESIMGRWTALKKERILSSRLEATTELISIIKQLKKKPTVFVNGSAMGYYGYSDTQQFTEEDKPANTPFLGEVTQKWENAASLASELGIRTVYVRIGIVLDTKGGALPKMLLPYKFFVGGKVGSGKQWMSWIHINDLIRLFLFAIEEEAISGPLNATAPHPVRMNQLNRTIANVMSRPHWMPAPSFAIKTALGEMSTLILDGAYIFPRKAIQHGFTFDYNEPVAALKQLLN
- the mutY gene encoding A/G-specific adenine glycosylase, encoding MRQVKMVGDCLKNLDQHKIESFQTNLVHWYEQHKRDLPWRKNQEPYQIWVSEVMLQQTRVDTVIPYYERFMRLFPEMEDLAYADEDAILKVWEGLGYYSRVRNLQKGVREVVEHYGGQVPKSRKEMESLKGVGPYTAGAILSIAYGLPEPAVDGNVMRVLSRVFHLTEDIAKPSTRKVHEAILYEAIDKNNPSSFNQGLMELGALVCTPTSPGCLLCPVREQCDAFSLGIQEELPIKSKKKKAKTIHLDAFLLVNQDKKVYIEKRPSEGLLAGLWQLPMLPQASSDEERQGVLHHTYSITENVQKQPFHVKHVFSHIIWEIDLYVGDVSLLAVPEHWKAVSKEELEGFAFPVSQQKVLSYCLEEDLL
- the ntdP gene encoding nucleoside tri-diphosphate phosphatase, whose translation is MSFPKEGSTIQIQSYKHNGTLHRIWEDTTILKGSSKVVIAGNDRIIVRESDGRHWRTREPAICYFDADQWFNTIGMIRADGIYYYCNIGTPFTWDEEALKYIDYDLDIKVYPDMTMKLLDEDEYELHSKLMHYPPELDAILRRSVDELISWIHQRKGPFAPQFVENWYERYLQYR
- the fabL gene encoding enoyl-[acyl-carrier-protein] reductase FabL — its product is MERKVALVTGSSRGIGKKIAIKLAQQGYNIVINFARSRSQAEETAEEIRALGVDVLTIKANVGKQDKIKEMFAEIDEHFGRLDVFVNNAASGVLRPLMELEESHWNWTMDINAKALLFCAQEAAKRMEVTGGGKIVSLSSLGSIRYLENYTTVGVSKAAVESLTRYLAVELAPKGIVVNAVSGGAVDTDALTHFPNREELLKDAAERTPAGRMVEADDLAKAVMFLLSDDSSMICGQTIIVDGGISLLA